From a single Streptomyces sp. NBC_01264 genomic region:
- a CDS encoding DUF3145 domain-containing protein has protein sequence MTTRGVLYVHSAPRALCPHVEWAVAGVLGVRVNLDWIRQPASPGTWRAEFSWQAEAGTASKLASALRGWHLLRFEVTAEPCPTAEGERYSSTPHLGIFHAVTGMHGDILIPEDRLRAALARSAHGETDLEEEIAKLLGKPWDDELEPFRYAGEGAPVRWLHQVV, from the coding sequence GTGACGACACGTGGAGTCCTGTACGTGCACTCCGCACCGCGCGCGCTCTGCCCGCACGTGGAATGGGCTGTTGCGGGGGTGCTCGGGGTGCGGGTGAACCTCGACTGGATCCGTCAGCCCGCCTCCCCGGGCACTTGGAGAGCCGAGTTCTCCTGGCAGGCCGAGGCGGGCACCGCCTCGAAACTCGCCTCCGCGCTGCGCGGATGGCACCTGCTCCGCTTCGAAGTGACCGCGGAACCCTGTCCGACCGCCGAGGGAGAGCGCTACAGCTCCACCCCGCACCTGGGCATCTTCCACGCCGTCACCGGCATGCACGGCGACATCCTGATCCCCGAGGACCGGCTGCGCGCCGCACTCGCCCGGTCCGCACACGGCGAGACGGACCTGGAGGAGGAGATCGCCAAACTGCTCGGCAAACCCTGGGACGACGAGCTCGAACCCTTCCGCTACGCGGGCGAGGGCGCCCCGGTGCGCTGGCTCCACCAAGTGGTCTGA